A genomic stretch from Thermococcus sp. includes:
- a CDS encoding UPF0175 family protein, with the protein GGSMETTTPKAFRDFLGPEPERELILLATIELYREGRVSLGKAAQLAGLSVREFLYELRRRGIPINYTREEAEEDVRLIEGLE; encoded by the coding sequence GGTGGGAGCATGGAGACCACAACACCCAAGGCATTCCGGGACTTCCTCGGCCCCGAGCCGGAGAGAGAGCTGATTCTGCTTGCCACGATAGAACTCTATCGCGAGGGAAGGGTAAGTCTCGGAAAGGCCGCCCAGCTCGCGGGCTTGAGCGTGAGGGAGTTCCTCTACGAGCTGAGGAGGAGGGGGATTCCAATAAACTACACGCGGGAAGAGGCCGAGGAGGACGTAAGGCTCATAGAGGGTCTGGAATGA
- a CDS encoding hydrogenase 3 maturation endopeptidase HyCI yields the protein MNSLEEIFQGKKRIVICGIGNDIRGDDAFGVLVAERLKEILDNPNVLVINCGEVPENYTGKIKEFNPELVVFVDAVDFRGEVGEYIIADPEGTIGEAVSTHGLPLKFVTQFMKTMIKADFVLIGCQPGSTGLFEEPSELIRERAERLAQLLAGILRSGRREGK from the coding sequence ATGAACTCCCTCGAAGAAATCTTCCAAGGAAAAAAGCGGATAGTAATCTGCGGCATCGGGAACGATATTAGGGGAGACGATGCCTTTGGAGTTCTCGTCGCCGAGAGGCTAAAAGAAATCCTGGACAATCCCAACGTCCTCGTGATAAACTGTGGGGAGGTTCCCGAGAACTACACCGGGAAAATAAAGGAGTTCAATCCGGAACTCGTTGTTTTCGTCGATGCCGTGGACTTCAGAGGAGAAGTCGGTGAGTACATAATAGCCGACCCAGAGGGGACCATAGGGGAAGCAGTCTCGACTCACGGCCTCCCGCTGAAGTTTGTAACTCAGTTCATGAAAACGATGATCAAAGCGGACTTCGTCCTGATAGGCTGTCAGCCGGGTTCAACAGGCCTCTTCGAGGAGCCGAGCGAGCTGATAAGGGAACGCGCAGAAAGACTTGCACAACTGCTCGCGGGGATTCTGAGAAGCGGAAGAAGAGAGGGGAAGTAG
- a CDS encoding DUF3368 domain-containing protein has translation MRVVSNTSPLIGLSNIGKLKILHDVFGEVVVPPAVQREFGEELPEWITVKAPKNRPLVQALLESLGDGESEAIALAIELNADFLILDDLKARKIARKLGLRVIGTAGLLLLAKKRGVINEVKPFLTELVEKGFRISNEVIEIIL, from the coding sequence ATGAGGGTGGTTTCTAACACAAGCCCGCTGATCGGGCTTTCCAACATTGGGAAGCTCAAAATACTTCATGATGTTTTTGGTGAGGTCGTAGTGCCCCCAGCAGTGCAGAGGGAATTCGGGGAGGAACTCCCTGAGTGGATAACCGTTAAGGCTCCGAAAAACAGACCGCTCGTTCAGGCCCTTTTAGAGTCTCTCGGAGACGGGGAGTCAGAGGCAATAGCCCTTGCAATTGAACTTAACGCCGATTTTTTAATTCTTGACGACCTTAAGGCCAGAAAAATTGCAAGGAAGCTCGGCCTTAGAGTAATCGGAACGGCGGGCCTTCTACTGCTCGCAAAGAAGAGAGGAGTCATCAACGAGGTGAAACCTTTCCTAACGGAACTCGTGGAGAAGGGCTTCAGGATTTCAAACGAGGTAATCGAGATTATACTCTAA